The following coding sequences lie in one Rhodothermales bacterium genomic window:
- a CDS encoding helix-turn-helix domain-containing protein, whose translation MTPSLADHTDRLFHALSDRTRRDILRRTLSGEHSITTLAGAYVMSFAAVQKHVDVLVRAGLITKRRQGREAFASGNVETIRTAESLLRELEAIWQDRISRIDELLEEEAKNQQNPSPNP comes from the coding sequence ATGACTCCTTCCCTCGCAGATCACACGGACCGGCTCTTTCACGCCCTGTCGGACAGGACGCGCCGGGATATCCTGAGGCGTACCCTCTCGGGTGAACACTCCATCACCACCCTCGCCGGCGCCTACGTGATGAGCTTCGCGGCCGTGCAGAAACACGTGGACGTGCTCGTCCGCGCCGGGCTCATCACCAAACGCCGGCAGGGGCGCGAGGCCTTCGCGAGCGGCAATGTGGAGACCATCCGCACCGCCGAATCCCTCCTGCGCGAGCTGGAAGCCATCTGGCAGGACCGCATCTCACGCATCGATGAGCTGCTGGAGGAAGAAGCAAAAAACCAGCAGAACCCCTCTCCCAACCCCTAA
- a CDS encoding DUF4160 domain-containing protein → MPRISEFFGIVIYMYYQDNHVHHSPHFHAEYAGEEIVVSISDAEVLAGSIPPKKEKLVKAWAVLREKELQQAWAAAVEGELPEKIEPLS, encoded by the coding sequence ATGCCGCGTATCTCAGAGTTCTTTGGCATCGTCATCTACATGTACTACCAGGACAACCACGTGCATCATTCGCCACACTTCCACGCCGAGTATGCTGGAGAGGAAATAGTCGTCAGCATCTCCGACGCCGAGGTGCTCGCCGGTTCGATTCCTCCAAAGAAGGAGAAGTTAGTCAAGGCGTGGGCTGTACTGAGGGAGAAGGAATTGCAACAGGCATGGGCTGCTGCCGTTGAAGGTGAATTGCCAGAGAAGATCGAGCCACTAAGCTAA
- a CDS encoding DUF2442 domain-containing protein, with amino-acid sequence MSDTVVDLAPRVTEVEPLADYVLRVTFANGEVRRVDCRPFLDKGVFQRLKDEEEFRRVAPINRGGGIGWASGADLSRDTLYVIGEPV; translated from the coding sequence ATGTCAGATACCGTTGTTGATCTTGCCCCACGAGTTACTGAAGTCGAACCCCTTGCCGATTATGTGCTACGGGTGACGTTCGCCAATGGGGAAGTACGCCGCGTCGATTGCCGTCCGTTCTTAGACAAGGGGGTGTTTCAGCGTTTGAAGGACGAGGAAGAGTTCCGCCGCGTCGCGCCTATCAACAGGGGCGGCGGTATCGGTTGGGCGTCAGGAGCGGACCTCTCGCGGGACACCCTGTACGTGATCGGAGAGCCGGTCTAA